The following proteins come from a genomic window of Mariniflexile sp. TRM1-10:
- a CDS encoding DUF5683 domain-containing protein, translating into MPNKLFIASVFSLLFCCFLSAQEKNNKKKELPATITVDSIIEIKKPYNPLSPAKAAFYSAVLPGLGQAYNKRYWKIPIVYGGLATGIYFYTNNNKEYHRYRDAYKSRLAGFKTDEFYFDSQGNPLTTPRVTTDGLERGQKFYRKNKEISLLVTLGIYALNIIDANVDAHLMQYNVDENLSLAPHFKINEIDATSNLGLTLNFKF; encoded by the coding sequence GTGCCAAATAAACTCTTTATAGCTAGCGTATTCTCACTATTATTTTGCTGCTTTCTATCAGCACAAGAAAAAAACAACAAAAAAAAAGAGTTACCTGCAACTATTACTGTTGATTCTATTATAGAAATCAAAAAACCCTATAATCCGCTTTCTCCCGCAAAAGCTGCTTTTTATTCGGCAGTTTTGCCCGGTTTGGGGCAAGCCTACAACAAAAGATATTGGAAAATCCCCATCGTTTATGGTGGATTAGCCACAGGCATTTATTTTTACACAAACAACAATAAAGAATACCATCGCTACCGAGATGCCTACAAAAGCAGACTGGCAGGTTTTAAAACCGATGAGTTTTATTTTGATTCTCAAGGCAACCCATTAACGACACCTCGCGTTACAACCGATGGTTTAGAACGAGGCCAAAAGTTTTACCGAAAAAACAAAGAAATTTCACTTTTGGTAACATTGGGTATTTATGCCTTAAACATTATTGATGCCAATGTAGATGCACATTTAATGCAATATAATGTAGATGAAAACCTATCTTTGGCACCACATTTTAAAATCAATGAGATTGATGCAACAAGCAATCTTGGATTAACTTTAAATTTTAAATTTTAG
- a CDS encoding ParB/RepB/Spo0J family partition protein: MAKAIKKQALGRGLSALLKDPSNDIQSAQDKNADKVVGNIIELDIAFIEVNPFQPRTNFSEESLRELASSIKELGIIQPITVRKLGFNQYQLVSGERRFRASKLIGLETIPAYIRIANDQESLEMALVENIQRQDLDPIEIALSYQRLIDEINLTQEQMSERVGKKRSTITNYLRLLKLDPIIQTGMRDGFISMGHGRALITVEDPSTQLDIYEKVLSNELSVRDTENLVRNYNTTQEVKVAPKKEESEETPKHIKEGIKAISEYFGHKIDVKVSKNGKGKITIPFHSEEDFNRIKKLVEGAK, from the coding sequence ATGGCTAAGGCAATAAAAAAACAAGCTTTAGGAAGAGGTTTATCGGCACTTTTAAAAGATCCAAGTAACGACATACAATCGGCACAAGATAAAAATGCGGATAAAGTTGTTGGTAATATTATTGAGTTAGATATTGCCTTTATAGAAGTCAATCCCTTTCAACCGCGTACCAATTTTAGCGAAGAATCGCTGCGTGAATTAGCATCATCTATAAAAGAATTAGGCATCATTCAGCCTATTACCGTTAGAAAACTAGGTTTTAACCAATACCAGTTGGTATCTGGTGAACGTCGTTTTAGAGCCTCAAAATTAATAGGTTTAGAAACCATTCCTGCATACATACGTATTGCAAACGATCAAGAATCGTTAGAAATGGCTTTGGTTGAAAACATTCAACGTCAAGATTTAGATCCTATTGAAATTGCTTTATCTTATCAACGTTTAATTGATGAAATCAACTTAACACAAGAACAAATGAGCGAGCGCGTTGGTAAAAAACGTTCTACCATTACCAACTACTTGCGTCTTTTAAAATTAGATCCTATTATTCAAACAGGGATGCGTGATGGGTTCATTTCTATGGGACATGGCCGTGCTTTAATTACGGTTGAAGACCCAAGCACCCAGTTAGATATTTACGAAAAAGTACTTTCAAACGAACTGTCGGTACGGGATACAGAAAATCTGGTTCGCAACTACAATACCACCCAAGAAGTAAAAGTAGCACCTAAAAAAGAAGAAAGCGAAGAAACCCCAAAACATATTAAAGAGGGAATTAAAGCCATTTCAGAATACTTTGGGCATAAAATAGACGTTAAAGTCTCTAAGAATGGAAAAGGAAAAATTACGATTCCGTTTCATTCTGAAGAAGATTTTAATCGTATTAAAAAATTAGTTGAAGGTGCCAAATAA
- the lepB gene encoding signal peptidase I yields the protein MTLMQWFIFILIIQVIHGLGTWKLYIKAGRHPWEAFVPVYNAVVLMKIINRPWWWVILLFLPIVNLIMLAVVWVETARSFGKNSNLDTFLAVITLGFYNYYLNYVSDVKYVEDRSLHPKSGAGDWVSSILFAIVAATIVHTYFIQPFTIPSSSLEKSLLVGDFLFVSKFHYGARVPMTTVAAPMVHDTIPLLNTKSYLFDDHKGSNSWKNKLQLPYLRIPGFEDIERNDIVVFNQPADTLLDMNDFHPDRNYYKPIDKKTNLVKRCVGVAGDSLEIRNGFVYINGKKNELPDRAHLQFSYKVDVKPGQGFDNNILSYLKTRYDITDGIYRDNNGDIIVPAATDFAADQFKNHPSVANITRQIAEKGVRDPKIFPHDPDYKWNLDFFGPLYIPEAGKTIDINLKVLPLYKRVITEYEGNSLQVKGNQILINGEVATTYTFKQNYYWMMGDNRHNSIDARSWGFVPFDHVVGKPVFIWMSWDGKKPRWERFFTTVNGTGKATSYLIPFLILLFGWIGFNKWRARKKKE from the coding sequence ATGACATTGATGCAATGGTTTATTTTCATTTTAATTATTCAAGTAATACATGGTTTAGGAACTTGGAAATTATACATTAAAGCAGGAAGACACCCATGGGAAGCTTTCGTGCCTGTATATAATGCGGTTGTTTTAATGAAAATTATTAATCGTCCGTGGTGGTGGGTCATTCTTTTATTTTTACCTATAGTAAACCTTATTATGCTTGCCGTAGTTTGGGTAGAAACCGCTAGAAGTTTTGGAAAAAACAGCAATTTAGACACGTTTTTAGCAGTAATCACTTTAGGTTTTTACAATTATTATTTAAATTATGTTTCCGATGTTAAATACGTAGAAGACAGAAGCTTGCATCCTAAATCTGGTGCAGGCGATTGGGTAAGCTCTATTTTATTTGCCATAGTTGCTGCAACCATAGTGCACACCTATTTTATTCAACCGTTTACCATTCCTTCTTCATCTTTAGAAAAATCGTTATTAGTTGGCGACTTTCTTTTTGTAAGCAAGTTTCATTACGGTGCCAGAGTGCCCATGACAACGGTGGCCGCCCCTATGGTACATGATACCATTCCTCTATTAAATACGAAATCGTATTTGTTTGATGACCACAAAGGGAGCAATTCTTGGAAAAACAAATTACAATTACCATACCTTAGAATTCCAGGTTTTGAAGATATAGAACGAAATGATATTGTAGTTTTTAACCAACCGGCGGATACCTTGTTGGATATGAATGATTTTCATCCAGACAGAAACTATTATAAACCCATAGACAAAAAAACCAATTTAGTAAAACGCTGTGTTGGTGTTGCAGGCGATTCCTTAGAAATTCGCAACGGTTTTGTTTATATTAACGGAAAGAAGAATGAGCTGCCAGATAGAGCCCATTTACAGTTTAGTTATAAGGTTGATGTAAAACCTGGTCAAGGGTTTGATAATAACATATTGAGTTATCTTAAAACAAGATATGATATTACAGACGGCATCTACCGTGATAATAATGGTGATATTATTGTTCCTGCTGCAACAGATTTTGCTGCTGATCAATTTAAAAACCATCCTAGTGTTGCTAATATTACACGTCAAATTGCAGAAAAAGGCGTTAGAGATCCTAAAATTTTTCCACACGATCCCGACTATAAATGGAACTTAGACTTTTTTGGTCCACTATACATTCCTGAAGCTGGAAAAACAATAGATATAAACCTAAAAGTATTACCTCTTTACAAACGTGTTATCACAGAGTACGAAGGCAATTCGTTGCAAGTAAAAGGCAACCAAATTTTAATTAATGGTGAAGTAGCAACTACTTATACCTTCAAACAAAATTATTATTGGATGATGGGTGATAACCGACACAATTCTATTGATGCCCGCTCTTGGGGCTTTGTGCCTTTTGACCATGTGGTTGGGAAACCCGTATTTATTTGGATGAGTTGGGATGGTAAAAAGCCACGCTGGGAACGTTTCTTTACGACCGTTAACGGCACAGGTAAAGCAACCTCTTATCTTATTCCTTTCCTTATTTTATTATTTGGATGGATTGGTTTTAACAAATGGAGAGCGAGAAAGAAAAAAGAATAG
- a CDS encoding endonuclease/exonuclease/phosphatase family protein: MKKLKGINKIIYVINVLVAAVLLLAYALPFLPPKAFSVLSVLSLGVPFLILCNVLFFLYWLLRVRKQLIISLVVLLVGQIVFGSLYRFSSSKKVENPNNIKVMNYNVRLFNLYKWIPEKDIDTKIVDFIKTEAPDVLCIQDYRPSSQVDLTFFKHKFEKISGKKIHTGQIILSKFPIVNSGSLEFPNTNNNAIFVDIVKGKDTIRVYNIHLQSLKIDTDVEKLKQESTSRIFKQVENTFKRQQFQSEIFLEHKKQCHYKMIICGDFNNTAYSYVYRKIKGDLNDTFKEAGNGFGRTYEFKFFPVRIDYIFSDEAFTVNGFKAYNEHYSDHYPIMATLSLEE, translated from the coding sequence ATGAAAAAACTTAAAGGTATAAATAAAATCATCTACGTTATCAATGTATTGGTAGCAGCTGTTCTATTACTAGCTTATGCCTTACCTTTTTTACCTCCAAAAGCGTTTTCTGTATTGTCTGTACTTAGTTTAGGAGTGCCTTTCTTGATTTTATGTAATGTACTGTTTTTTTTATATTGGTTGCTTAGAGTTAGAAAGCAGCTTATTATATCGTTAGTGGTGCTTTTAGTAGGACAAATAGTGTTTGGGTCGTTGTATAGATTCTCATCTTCAAAAAAGGTAGAAAATCCCAATAACATCAAAGTTATGAATTATAACGTGCGATTATTTAATTTGTATAAATGGATTCCCGAAAAAGATATTGACACCAAAATAGTCGATTTTATAAAAACTGAAGCTCCCGATGTCTTATGTATTCAAGATTATCGACCAAGTTCACAAGTTGATTTGACCTTTTTTAAACATAAATTTGAAAAAATTTCAGGAAAAAAAATCCATACCGGGCAAATTATTTTATCTAAGTTTCCAATAGTAAATTCAGGCTCTTTAGAATTTCCAAATACGAATAATAATGCCATTTTTGTTGACATTGTTAAAGGAAAAGATACCATTCGGGTTTACAATATTCATCTGCAATCCTTAAAAATTGATACTGATGTAGAAAAACTGAAACAAGAAAGTACATCGCGCATTTTTAAGCAAGTTGAGAACACCTTTAAAAGACAACAGTTCCAATCGGAAATATTTTTAGAACATAAAAAACAATGCCATTATAAGATGATTATTTGTGGTGATTTTAATAATACGGCCTATTCGTATGTATATAGAAAAATTAAAGGTGATTTAAACGATACCTTTAAAGAAGCAGGCAATGGGTTCGGACGCACTTACGAGTTTAAATTCTTTCCAGTACGGATTGATTATATTTTTTCAGATGAAGCCTTTACGGTAAATGGGTTTAAGGCGTATAATGAACATTATTCCGATCATTATCCTATTATGGCTACTTTGAGTTTAGAGGAGTAG
- a CDS encoding WbqC family protein, whose protein sequence is MNIIIHPTYFPNIAHFVAIANAKDVMFEVDDNFLKQTYRNRAYIYGANGKLALNIPVIHTQKNRQKYRDVKIFNETKWQDLHWKSLLSAYRTSPFFEFYEDELQPLFNLKADYILDYNLKCFEVICDCLQLDLHTSKSEAYQKTIENTSDFRFLVNAKKEQPQAFDRYTQVFSDKHGFIPNLSILDLLFNEGPNALNYLESQTIIPQ, encoded by the coding sequence ATGAACATCATCATACACCCAACATATTTCCCTAACATCGCCCATTTTGTAGCCATAGCAAATGCTAAAGATGTTATGTTTGAAGTTGATGATAATTTTTTAAAACAAACCTACCGAAACCGTGCTTATATTTATGGCGCAAACGGCAAACTTGCTTTAAACATTCCTGTTATTCATACCCAAAAAAACAGGCAGAAGTATCGGGATGTTAAAATTTTCAATGAAACCAAATGGCAAGATTTACATTGGAAATCTTTACTTTCGGCCTATAGAACCTCGCCTTTTTTTGAGTTTTATGAAGATGAATTACAGCCCTTATTCAACTTAAAAGCTGATTATATTTTAGATTATAATTTGAAATGCTTTGAGGTGATTTGTGATTGCTTACAATTGGATTTGCATACTTCAAAATCGGAAGCTTATCAAAAAACCATCGAAAACACAAGTGATTTTAGGTTCTTGGTAAACGCAAAAAAAGAACAACCACAGGCATTTGATCGTTACACCCAAGTCTTTAGCGACAAACATGGTTTCATTCCAAACTTAAGTATTTTGGATTTGTTATTTAACGAAGGTCCGAACGCTCTAAATTATTTAGAATCCCAAACTATAATCCCTCAATAA
- the dapB gene encoding 4-hydroxy-tetrahydrodipicolinate reductase encodes MKIALLGYGKMGKTIEQIAIKRGHTIVLTVDKDDEGYDITKADVAIDFSIPTVAFNNISNCLNNGVPVISGTTGWLDNYDNAVALCKEKKGAFIYASNYSLGVNIFFELNKTLAKMMSTLKQYNVSMEEIHHTQKLDAPSGTAISLANDIIANNANFDAWKLDETADRTIPIIAKRIEDVPGTHTVNYESDVDTITIEHVAHTRQGFALGAVIAAEWLAGKTGVFTMNDVLNIG; translated from the coding sequence ATGAAAATAGCTTTACTTGGATATGGGAAAATGGGAAAAACCATTGAGCAAATTGCCATTAAACGCGGACATACCATTGTTTTAACCGTTGATAAAGATGATGAAGGTTACGATATAACAAAAGCCGATGTTGCTATAGATTTCAGTATTCCAACCGTGGCTTTTAATAACATTTCCAATTGTTTAAATAACGGTGTTCCTGTAATTTCCGGAACTACCGGTTGGTTGGATAATTATGATAATGCGGTCGCTTTATGTAAAGAAAAGAAAGGCGCTTTTATTTATGCTTCAAATTACAGCTTAGGGGTTAACATCTTTTTCGAGCTCAATAAAACACTGGCTAAAATGATGAGTACTCTAAAACAGTATAATGTGTCTATGGAAGAAATTCATCACACACAAAAATTGGATGCACCTAGCGGAACAGCTATTTCTTTGGCTAATGATATTATTGCTAACAATGCCAATTTTGATGCTTGGAAATTAGACGAAACTGCTGACAGAACCATTCCTATTATTGCCAAACGTATTGAAGATGTTCCGGGGACGCATACAGTAAATTACGAAAGTGACGTAGATACCATTACTATAGAGCACGTGGCACATACCAGACAAGGGTTTGCCTTAGGTGCTGTCATTGCTGCCGAATGGCTTGCAGGAAAAACAGGTGTTTTCACTATGAACGATGTGTTAAATATTGGTTAA
- a CDS encoding rhomboid family intramembrane serine protease, with protein MMRISETVKHLIIINVIMFVGTLTIGGGVLFYDWFALHFPKNESFQYWQIITHMFMHGGGMHLFFNMFALWMFGSPVEHVLGSKRFLFIYFSAGLGAVALQLGYYYFQYIPSYNSLIVSGLNSDQIHYMLTTSKVLEGVTQTQFLELQGIFQVFNASMVGASGCLMGIMAAFGMMNPNAELMLIFLPIPIKAKYFIPGIIILDLISGITGQSFFSPSNTAYMAHVGGALTGFLIMWYWKKNQFNKNRWY; from the coding sequence ATGATGCGAATTTCTGAAACCGTTAAGCATTTAATAATTATTAACGTGATTATGTTTGTCGGTACGTTAACCATTGGTGGTGGCGTGTTGTTTTATGATTGGTTTGCGTTGCATTTTCCAAAAAACGAATCGTTTCAATATTGGCAAATAATTACGCACATGTTTATGCACGGTGGGGGGATGCATTTATTCTTTAACATGTTTGCTTTGTGGATGTTCGGTTCTCCCGTAGAACATGTTTTAGGTTCCAAACGCTTTTTGTTTATTTATTTTTCTGCCGGCTTAGGGGCTGTTGCGTTGCAATTGGGGTATTATTATTTTCAATACATACCCAGCTATAATTCTTTAATAGTTTCGGGGTTGAATTCAGATCAAATCCATTATATGCTTACTACCAGTAAAGTTTTAGAAGGGGTAACGCAAACTCAATTTTTAGAATTACAAGGTATATTCCAAGTGTTTAATGCGTCTATGGTAGGAGCATCGGGATGTTTAATGGGTATTATGGCAGCTTTTGGGATGATGAACCCGAATGCAGAATTGATGCTTATATTTTTGCCCATTCCTATAAAGGCTAAATATTTTATACCTGGTATTATTATTTTAGATTTAATATCGGGCATTACGGGACAATCATTTTTCAGTCCGAGTAATACAGCATACATGGCACACGTTGGGGGAGCACTCACTGGGTTTCTCATTATGTGGTATTGGAAAAAAAATCAGTTTAACAAAAACCGTTGGTATTAA
- a CDS encoding rhomboid family protein translates to MSLTNDIKYKLSRLNVLEKIIAVNLVIYILTFFFKLNWFELPSSLGDFIVKPWALITYAFVHYDFWHILFNMLWLYVIGRMFLNLFSAKMALNIYFLGAMFGGLLFMLCYTLFPSVFGTNSNLVGASAAVRALLIFLCAYMPNQEIRFFAFNIKLWYIGLAIVILDVLGVFTGISNLETGNAGGNLAHLGGALLGYFYAKQLLKGDDIGKGFERFMDFVVNMFKTSKKGPLKTVYKDKSKVGGYTKADFNEFNTQKKIDVILDKISKSGYDSLTAEEKEFLFRSGK, encoded by the coding sequence ATGAGTTTGACTAACGACATAAAATATAAATTATCTCGTCTTAATGTTTTAGAAAAAATTATAGCTGTTAATCTAGTTATATACATTCTAACATTTTTTTTTAAACTGAATTGGTTTGAATTACCCAGTAGTTTAGGTGATTTTATAGTAAAGCCTTGGGCACTTATTACTTATGCTTTTGTGCATTATGACTTTTGGCATATTCTTTTTAATATGCTTTGGCTGTATGTTATTGGGCGTATGTTCTTAAATTTATTTAGCGCTAAAATGGCTTTAAATATTTACTTTCTTGGGGCCATGTTTGGGGGATTGTTATTTATGTTATGCTACACCTTGTTTCCAAGTGTGTTTGGTACTAATTCTAATTTAGTTGGGGCATCGGCAGCGGTAAGGGCATTGTTAATTTTTCTGTGTGCTTATATGCCCAATCAAGAGATACGTTTTTTTGCCTTCAATATTAAACTTTGGTATATTGGTTTAGCTATTGTAATTTTAGATGTCTTAGGCGTTTTTACAGGAATAAGCAATCTCGAAACAGGTAATGCTGGAGGGAATTTAGCGCATTTAGGTGGCGCGTTATTGGGTTATTTTTACGCAAAGCAATTATTAAAAGGCGATGATATAGGTAAAGGATTTGAACGTTTTATGGATTTTGTTGTCAATATGTTTAAAACGTCAAAAAAGGGACCATTAAAAACGGTATATAAAGATAAAAGTAAAGTTGGCGGATATACTAAAGCTGATTTTAATGAGTTTAATACTCAAAAGAAAATAGATGTTATTTTAGATAAAATAAGCAAAAGCGGTTACGATAGTTTAACGGCAGAAGAAAAGGAGTTTTTATTTAGGTCAGGGAAGTAG
- a CDS encoding ParA family protein, with amino-acid sequence MGKIIAIANQKGGVGKTTTSINLAASLGVLEKRVLLIDADPQANATSGIGLDVESIEIGTYQLLEHSSSARDAILKTETPNLDIIPAHIDLVAIEIELVDKEAREYMLKKALQEIKDDYDYILIDCAPSLGLLTLNALTAADAVIIPIQCEYFALEGLGKLLNTIKSVQKIHNPELDIEGLLLTMYDSRLRLSNQVVEEVQKHFNDMVFQTIIQRNVKLSEAPSFGESIINYDAASKGATNYLSLAKEIINKNA; translated from the coding sequence ATGGGTAAAATCATTGCAATTGCAAATCAAAAAGGAGGCGTTGGAAAAACAACAACATCCATAAATTTAGCCGCTTCACTAGGCGTTCTGGAAAAAAGAGTATTACTTATTGATGCTGACCCTCAAGCAAATGCAACTTCCGGAATAGGACTTGATGTAGAATCTATAGAAATAGGCACCTACCAACTTTTAGAACATTCTAGTTCTGCAAGAGATGCCATTCTAAAAACAGAAACACCTAATTTAGATATTATCCCAGCGCATATCGACTTAGTGGCTATCGAAATAGAACTCGTTGATAAAGAGGCTAGAGAGTACATGCTAAAAAAAGCATTACAAGAAATTAAAGACGATTACGATTATATTTTAATTGATTGTGCGCCATCTTTAGGTTTATTAACCTTAAATGCTTTAACAGCCGCTGATGCTGTAATAATACCTATTCAGTGTGAATATTTTGCACTTGAAGGTTTAGGAAAGCTTTTAAACACCATTAAAAGTGTTCAAAAAATACACAACCCCGAATTGGATATCGAAGGCTTATTACTAACTATGTATGATTCACGTTTAAGACTGTCTAACCAAGTCGTAGAAGAGGTTCAAAAGCACTTTAACGATATGGTATTTCAAACCATCATACAACGCAATGTAAAATTAAGTGAAGCGCCAAGTTTTGGGGAAAGCATTATTAATTACGATGCCGCTAGTAAAGGCGCTACCAATTACTTAAGTTTAGCAAAAGAAATTATCAATAAAAACGCTTAA
- a CDS encoding DUF6122 family protein, whose translation MLQTVAHYGCHFLIPLVVALFFYKSNWKFAYLIMILGMFIDLDHLLANPIFDPNRCSINFHPLHSYYAIGVYLLLFIPKKTRLIGLGLVIHIFADLVDCELM comes from the coding sequence ATGTTACAAACAGTAGCACATTACGGTTGTCATTTTCTAATACCGTTAGTGGTGGCTTTGTTTTTCTATAAATCGAATTGGAAATTCGCCTATTTAATCATGATTTTAGGCATGTTCATAGATTTAGACCACCTGCTAGCAAACCCAATTTTCGACCCCAACAGATGCAGTATAAACTTCCACCCACTACACTCCTACTATGCCATTGGTGTCTATCTATTGCTTTTTATTCCGAAGAAAACAAGACTGATTGGTTTAGGTTTGGTCATACATATTTTTGCTGATCTGGTAGATTGTGAGTTGATGTGA